GCGTCGGGATGTCCCCGGTGTTCGACACCTTCCTCTCCGACGACTCGATCGTCACCACCGACGTCCTCGGCTCCCCCGACGGTGACCTGCGGCTCTATCCCGACCTGGACCAGCTGGTGGCGCTGGCCGGGCAGCCGGGCTGGGCGTGGGCGCCGGTGGACCGGATCACGCAGGAGGGCGCCCGGCACCCCGGCTGTGCCAGAACCTTTCTGCGCCGGATCGTCGCCGACGCCGCCGAGCGGCACGGCGTCACCTTCAAGGCGGCGATCGAGATCGAGTGGGCGGTCGGCCTCGGCTCGGCGCCGCCCGGGGAGTTCGTGCCGGCGGTGTCCGGGCCGGCGTACGGCGCGATCCGGCAGGTCGAGCTGAGCGACTGCACCGCCGATCTGCTGGGCGCGCTGGCCGCCCAGGACGTGTACGTCGACCAGGTGCATCCCGAGTACGCCGCCGGGCAGTTCGAGGTCTCGGTGCGCGCGCTGGACCCGGTGGCGGCGGCCGACCAGAGCGTGCTGGTACGGCAGACGATCCGGGCGGTGGCGCAGCGGCACGGCCTCAGGGTCTCGTTCTCGCCCGCGGTCCTCGCCGAGGGCGTCGGCAACGGCGGCCATCTGCACCTGTCCTGCTGGCGCGACGGTGCCAATCTGCACGCGGGCGGTGAGCGCCGGTACGGCATGACGCCCGAGGCGGAGTCCTTCACGGCCGGGATCCTGGCCCACCTCCCGGCGCTGACGGCCGTCACCGCGCCGTCCCCGGCCAGCTATCTGCGGCTCAAACCCTCCCAGTGGGCCGGGGTGTTCACCGCCTGGGGCCACGAGACCCGCGAGACCGCGCTGCGGCTGATCACCGGCACGGCGGGCCGCCACGAGCAGGACGCCAACCTGGAGGTGAAACCGGTCGACCTGGCCGCCAACCCCTATCTGGCCCTCGGCTGTGTCATCGCCGCCGGCCTCGACGGGCTCGCCTCGGCCCGCACCCTCCCGGAGGAGGCCACCGGCGACCCGGTCCGGTACGGCGGCCACGAGGCGGCGGCCCTCGGCGTACGGCGGCTGCCGCAATCGCTGCCGCAGGCCGTCGGGGAGTTCCGCACGGACCAGGTGCTGCGGGCCGCGCTGGGCCCCGTCCTCGCGGACGCGGTGACCGCCGTACGGCTGGGCGAGGCGGCAGCCGTCGAGGGCCTGGACGACGCGCGGGTGGCGGCGGCCTACCGCTGGGTGTACTGACCGTGGCCGCGCCGGGACCGGTCCACGAGGCCCTCGCCGAACTGGAGTTGGTGGACCACCACTGCCACGGCGCGGTGACGGCCGACCTCGCGCCCGGGGAGTTCGCCTCGCTCCTCACCGAGGGCGATGCCTGGCCCGGCATCTCGCCGTTCGACACGCCCGTGGGCCTGGCCGTACGCCGGCACTGCGCGCCCGTGCTGGACCTCCCCCGGCACGCGCCGCCCGCCGACTACCTGGACCGCCGCAGGGAGCTGGGCTGGCGGGAGGTCAACCGCCGCTTTCTGACCGCCGCCGGAGCCGAGGTGTTCCTCGTGGACACCGGCTACGCCCCGCACCCGCTCACCTCGCCCGCCGAGCTGGCGCGGTCCGCCGGCGCCGCCGCATGCGAGGTCGTACGCCTGGAGCAGGTGGCGGAGGCGGTGGCCGGGCAGGGCGTCGAGCCGGGCGAGTACGCGGCCGCGTTCCGGGCGGCCGCCGAGGAGGCCGTGCGCCGGCCGGGCGTGGTGGCGGTGAAGTCGGTGGCCGCCTACCGCACCGGATTCGCCCTGGACCCGGCCCGCCCGGCGGAGGCCGAGGTGACCGGGGCCGCCCGGCACTGGCTCGCGGGCGGCGGCCGGCTCACCGACCCGGTCCTGATACGGCACCTGCTGTGGACCGCCGTGGACCTCGGCCTGCCGCTCCAGCTGCACACCGGCTTCGGCGACGCCGACCTGCGGCTGCACCACGCCGACCCGGCCCTGCTGACCGACTGGCTGCGGCTGGCCGCCGGCACGGTCCCGGTCCTGCTGCTGCACTGCTGGCCGTACCACCGCCAGGCCGCCTATCTGGCCGCGGTGTTCGAGCAGGTGTACCTGGACGTCGGCCTCGCCCTGCACCACACGGGCCCGGCCCGCTGCCGGGCGGTGCTGGAGGAGGCGCTGGAGATCACCCCGTTCCGGAAACTGCTGTACTCCTCCGACGCCTATGGAGTGGCCGAATTCCACCACCTCGGCGCGCTGTGCTTCCGGCAGGGGCTCGCCGATCTGCTCCAGGCCCGCGTCGACGCCGACGAGCTGAGCCTGCCCGACGCCCTGCGGATCGCGGCCTGGACCGGCCGCGACAACGCCCGACGCCTCTACGGCCCCCTCGTATCCGCCCCCGCCCGCGATCCCAGCGGACTCCCCACCCGGAAAGTATGATCAAGCAATGTCTGACATGACCGAGACGACGCCCGGCTGGCTGAGCAGTGACGAGCTGGAAATGGCCAGGGCCCGGATGCCGATCCTGTACGTCGAGGCCGTGCCCGTGCGTGTGGACGACAGCGGCGAAGTCACCAGCATCGGTGTGCTGCTGCGGATCGGCCCGGACGGGACGGTCAGCCGGACCCTGGTCTCCGGCCGCGTCCTGCACCACGAGCGGGTCCGCGACGCCCTGCTGCGCCACCTGGAGAAGGACCTCGGCCCGGTCGCGCTCCCCCGCATCCCCACCTCGCTCCAGCCGTTCACCGTCGCCGAGTACTTCCCGACGGCCGGTATCACGCCGTACCACGACCCACGCCAGCACGCGGTGTCCCTCGCCTACATCGTCCCGGTCACCGGCGACTGCCGGCCCCGCCAGGACGCGCTGGACCTCGTCTGGTTCAGCCCGCAGGAGGCCGCCTCCCCGGCCGTGCAGAGCGAGATGCCGGGCGGGCACGGGGTGCTGCTGAAGCAGGCGCTCGCGCACGTGGGTCTGACGTACTGAGGCCGGTGGCCGCCTGACCCGTCTGTCTATCAGGCCGGTCAGGCCGCCGACCAGGCATTTCGCCGACGCGTTCAGGTTGCGTTCAGGCTCACGGCGCCCCGTGGCAACAGCTGCACCAGAAGCCCCAAAACAATGGCAAAGAGGGCTGGGGAAAAGGCAGTTGGGCGTGCGAGGGTGCGGGCCATGAGCACAGAGCACGTCCTCGATCACCGGCCCAGCGGGCACGCACGCGCGCGCATACGCGAGAGCGCGAACAAGGTGCCGGAGGTCACCGTCTACTTCTGGATCATCAAGGTCCTCACCACCGGCATGGGCGAGACCGCCTCCGACTTCCTGGGCCATACGCTGGGCCCGATCCCGGCGGTCGGCATCGGCGGTCTCGCGTTCGCGGCGTCGCTCGTGCTCCAGTTCGCCGTCCGCCGGTACGTCGCCTGGATCTACTGGACGGCGATCGTCATGGTCAGCGTGTTCGGCACGATGGCCGCGGATGCGCTCCACGTCGTCCTCGGCGTCCCGTACACCCTGTCCACCCCGCTGTTCATGATCGCCCTGGCCGCCGTCTTCGCCCTCTGGTACGCCTCCGAGCGCACCCTGTCGATCCACTCCATCCATACCCGGCGCCGCGAGTTCTTCTACTGGGCGGCCGTCCTCGCCACGTTCGCGCTGGGCACCGCCGCGGGCGACCTCACCGCGACGATCGGCCTCGGCTACCTGGGCTCGGGCGTCCTGTTCGCCGCGGCGATCTGCGTTCCAGCCGTCGCCCACCGCGGTGGCCTGCTGGGCGCGGTGACCGCGTTCTGGACGGCGTACGTCATCACCCGCCCGCTCGGCGCCTCCCTCGCCGACTGGATGGCCCTGCCGGGCAGGCGGGGCGGCCTGGACTGGGGCCTGGGTCCGGTGACCCTGTCCTGGACGGTGGCGATCGTCGGCTTCGTGGCGTTCATGGCGATGTCACGGCGGGACGTCCAGACCGCCTGAAGCCGCCCCAGGCACGGAAAGGGCCTCGCCGGTCACCGCCGGCGGGGCCCTTCGCCATGCCGTCCCCGCGGCCGCCGCACCACCCGCTCAGGGCCGATGCCACCATCGAAGACGCGGACCGTGGTGGGTGAGGGCATCGTCCCCGCAGCCGCTCCGGTGGCCCGGGTGGCGTACCGCCGCGGAGTGGTGGACGTTTGTGCTGACGGGTCGTGCCACGCTCTCGTCTCGCTTGCACCGGGGTGTCTCAGGAGGCCGGAATGGCGGGAGAGAAGGCAGGGAGACGGCGGAGCCAGCCGTATCTCCCGGACCTCCACATGCGCCTGCGTTCCGAGCTGGGCCGGATCGACGAGCAGTTGCGCGCCCTGCTGTCCTCCATGGACCGCCTGCAGGGCCTGCTGGAAGCGGTGGTGGCCATCACCCGTGAGGTGGAGCTGCCCGCGGTGCTGGAGCGCATCGTGACGACCGCCATGGACCTGGTCGGCGCCCGCTACGGGGCCCTGGGCGTGCTCGACGAGTCCGGAGAACGCCTGGAGCAGTTCATCTCGTCCGGCCTGACCGAGCAGGAACGCGATGCCCTGGCCAAGGCCGGACTGCCTCGTGGTCTGGGCGTCCTCGGGCATCTGATCCGCTACCCCGAACCGCTTCGGATCGACGACATCCAGACCCATCCCTCCTCCGCCGGTTTTCCGTCCGGCCACCCGCGCCTGCGCACCCTGCTCGGCGTCGCCATCACCGTGCGCGGCGAGATCTACGGCGATCTCTACCTCTCCGAGCGGGACGACGGGGAGCCCTTCGACGTGCATGACGAGAACGTCGTCGTCGCCCTGGCCAGCGCCGCCGGCATCGCGATCGAGAATGTCCGCCTGTTCGAACGGATTCGCGTCGGTTCCGAGCAGTTCCAGCGACTCCTGCTGCCCATCCTGCCCGACCTGCGGCCGTTCACCGCCGCCGCCATCTACCGGCCCGCCGCCGAGCCCAGTCAGCTCGGCGGGGACTGGTACGACGCCATCCCCCTGCCCGACGACGCCGTGGCGGTCGTCATCGGTGATGTCGGCGGCCATGATCTGCAGGCCGCGGCCGTCATGGCCGCCACCCGGAACATGCTGCGCGCTCTCGTGTTCGACCAGAGCAGTCCGCCCGGCGCGGTCCTCTCCCGGCTCGACCGGACCCTGGAGACGATCACGAACAACCGCGTCACGACCACCACCCTGGCCCGCCTCGAACCGGAGGCACGTGGCTGGCGGCTGCTGTGGAGCACCGCGGGCCATGTCCCGCCCCTGCTCATCACCGGTGAGCGCCGCGTGGTCTATCTGCTCGCCGAGCCCGGGCTGCCGCTGGGCGTCGACACCGGCCAGCCCCGCCCGGACCACTCCCGCTTCCTGCCCCCGGACACCACCGTCGTCTTCTTCACCGACGGGCTGATCGAGCATCCCGACCACGCCATCGACGAGAGCCTGAACGAACTCGCCGCTCTCGCCGCCGTCCATGCCGGTCTCCCCCTGCCCGAGTTCGTCCGGGCGCTGGCCGATCACCACCCCAGCGACGGGCACGACGACATGGCCATCCTCGCGCTGCGCACCCCGCCCGCCTGACCGCTCGAAGCCACCGCTTCGCCTGTCCTCCGCGCGGCGTCACCGCGCGGCTCGGCGGTGCCGTGGAGGATCCGGGGGATCCGACGGATGATGGCTTCGGGGCGAGGTGGACACGGAGGTCGCCCGATGGCTGTCGTGCGGCATCAAGAACTCCGGCGCAACGGTCAGGCCGCCCTGGAGATATGCGCCATCGCCGCGCTGTACTACGGCTCGGCGAAGCTGGGACTGCTCCAGCAGCTGGTGCGTGGCCAGGTCACCCCGTTGTGGCCGCCGAGCGGCCTCGCGGTGGCGAGTCTGGTACTGCGCGGCCCGCGGGTCTGGCCCGGTATCGCAATCGGCGCGTTCCTGGTCAACATCTCGCTGGGCCCGTCGCTCCCGGCCGTGCTGGCGATCGCGGTGGGCAACACCCTCGCGCCCGTCTGCTCCTACCTGCTGCTCCGCCGTACGGGATTCCGTGCGGAACTGGACCGGCTGCGGGACGCGTTCGCGCTGATCTTTCTCGGTGCGTTCACCGGGATGCTGGTCAGCGCGACGACGGGCAGCGGGACCCTGGCCCTCGCCGGAGTGCTGAAGACCGGCGACTTCTGGCCGACATGGTCGGTCTGGTGGACCGGCGACGCGATGGGCGTCCTGGTGGTCACGCCGGTCCTGCTCGTCCTGCACGAGACACAGTGGCCGAAGCACGCACCTGCGTACCGGTGGGCGGAGGGGCTGCTGCTTCTGGTGGCCACGACCGGCCTCGGGTTCCTCCTGACCGGTCACACACCCCTGCTGTTCCTCGGGTTCCCGCTGCTGATCTGGGCGGCCTTCCGCTTCCAGCTGGCCGGGGCCGCGCCCTGCGCACTGGCCGTGTCGACCTTCGCGATCATCGCCGGTGCCGAGAGATCGGGCCCGTTCGCCGGTCGCGACCTGTTCACCGAGATGATCACCCTGCAGGCCTTCAACGGTTCCGCCGCGCTGACCGCACTGCTGCTCTCGGCGGTCATCAGCGAGCGGAACCAGACCCAGCGGGAGATCGCCCGGGCCTGCCGGCAGCTCGCCCGGATGGCGGCCAGGATCGCCACCGGCGACCACCGCCAGATGCTGCCCGACACCGAGCCCGAGCAGGAGGACGACCCGCCGCAGACACGAAAGAGGCCGTCTCCTCATCCTGAGAAGACGACCTCCGACCGGCAATGAAGCTGGTCGGGACGACAGGATTTGAACCTGCGACCCCTTGACCCCCAGTCAAGTGCGCTACCAAGCTGCGCCACGTCCCGGTGCCGTTTGACCTGGGGTTTCCCCGGTCGAAACGCGCAGGGAAACAATACCGCACTCCGCTCGGTGATCGCGCACCGGTTTCCCGGTTGACCTCAAGTTTGGTTGAGGTTGCACGATCGTCGGCATGACGATCACAGCGGACGAAAGCCGCACGTACGGGTACGCCGACCTGCCCGGGCTGATGAGTCTCATGACCGGCGACGAGAAGCACGGACCGGCGGCCACCTCCACCCTCGACGTGCTGTGGGTGCTCTACGACCGGGTGCTCCGGGTCACGCCCGAGCTGCGGGACGACCCGGCCCGGGACCGGTTCCTGCTGAGCAAGGGGCACGGGCCCATGGCCTACTACGCGGTGCTGGCCGCGAAGGGGTTCGTGCCGGTGGACTGGCTGCCCGGTTTCGGCTCGTACGACTCCCCGCTCGGGCATCACCCGGACCGGGTGCTGGTGCCGGGCGCCGAGATCGGCAGCGGGTCGCTCGGGCACGGGCT
Above is a genomic segment from Streptomyces fodineus containing:
- a CDS encoding NUDIX hydrolase family protein, with the translated sequence MTETTPGWLSSDELEMARARMPILYVEAVPVRVDDSGEVTSIGVLLRIGPDGTVSRTLVSGRVLHHERVRDALLRHLEKDLGPVALPRIPTSLQPFTVAEYFPTAGITPYHDPRQHAVSLAYIVPVTGDCRPRQDALDLVWFSPQEAASPAVQSEMPGGHGVLLKQALAHVGLTY
- a CDS encoding transketolase — translated: MTITADESRTYGYADLPGLMSLMTGDEKHGPAATSTLDVLWVLYDRVLRVTPELRDDPARDRFLLSKGHGPMAYYAVLAAKGFVPVDWLPGFGSYDSPLGHHPDRVLVPGAEIGSGSLGHGLPIAVGSALGLRAQGLHDPAVWVLIGDAELDEGSNHEAIAFAGPAGLDRLHTIVVDNSSASHALPGGIAARFEAAGWSAVTVDGRDHEALYDAFTAPHPGRPHVVVARVEPKNA
- a CDS encoding PP2C family protein-serine/threonine phosphatase; translated protein: MRLRSELGRIDEQLRALLSSMDRLQGLLEAVVAITREVELPAVLERIVTTAMDLVGARYGALGVLDESGERLEQFISSGLTEQERDALAKAGLPRGLGVLGHLIRYPEPLRIDDIQTHPSSAGFPSGHPRLRTLLGVAITVRGEIYGDLYLSERDDGEPFDVHDENVVVALASAAGIAIENVRLFERIRVGSEQFQRLLLPILPDLRPFTAAAIYRPAAEPSQLGGDWYDAIPLPDDAVAVVIGDVGGHDLQAAAVMAATRNMLRALVFDQSSPPGAVLSRLDRTLETITNNRVTTTTLARLEPEARGWRLLWSTAGHVPPLLITGERRVVYLLAEPGLPLGVDTGQPRPDHSRFLPPDTTVVFFTDGLIEHPDHAIDESLNELAALAAVHAGLPLPEFVRALADHHPSDGHDDMAILALRTPPA
- a CDS encoding amidohydrolase family protein — protein: MAAPGPVHEALAELELVDHHCHGAVTADLAPGEFASLLTEGDAWPGISPFDTPVGLAVRRHCAPVLDLPRHAPPADYLDRRRELGWREVNRRFLTAAGAEVFLVDTGYAPHPLTSPAELARSAGAAACEVVRLEQVAEAVAGQGVEPGEYAAAFRAAAEEAVRRPGVVAVKSVAAYRTGFALDPARPAEAEVTGAARHWLAGGGRLTDPVLIRHLLWTAVDLGLPLQLHTGFGDADLRLHHADPALLTDWLRLAAGTVPVLLLHCWPYHRQAAYLAAVFEQVYLDVGLALHHTGPARCRAVLEEALEITPFRKLLYSSDAYGVAEFHHLGALCFRQGLADLLQARVDADELSLPDALRIAAWTGRDNARRLYGPLVSAPARDPSGLPTRKV
- a CDS encoding glutamine synthetase family protein codes for the protein MTTLADPVPGGRPEDLRRVAGLMARLLAEDVRGIVLAYVDTAGVCRVKTIPTARLEAAVSWGVGMSPVFDTFLSDDSIVTTDVLGSPDGDLRLYPDLDQLVALAGQPGWAWAPVDRITQEGARHPGCARTFLRRIVADAAERHGVTFKAAIEIEWAVGLGSAPPGEFVPAVSGPAYGAIRQVELSDCTADLLGALAAQDVYVDQVHPEYAAGQFEVSVRALDPVAAADQSVLVRQTIRAVAQRHGLRVSFSPAVLAEGVGNGGHLHLSCWRDGANLHAGGERRYGMTPEAESFTAGILAHLPALTAVTAPSPASYLRLKPSQWAGVFTAWGHETRETALRLITGTAGRHEQDANLEVKPVDLAANPYLALGCVIAAGLDGLASARTLPEEATGDPVRYGGHEAAALGVRRLPQSLPQAVGEFRTDQVLRAALGPVLADAVTAVRLGEAAAVEGLDDARVAAAYRWVY
- a CDS encoding MASE1 domain-containing protein; translated protein: MAVVRHQELRRNGQAALEICAIAALYYGSAKLGLLQQLVRGQVTPLWPPSGLAVASLVLRGPRVWPGIAIGAFLVNISLGPSLPAVLAIAVGNTLAPVCSYLLLRRTGFRAELDRLRDAFALIFLGAFTGMLVSATTGSGTLALAGVLKTGDFWPTWSVWWTGDAMGVLVVTPVLLVLHETQWPKHAPAYRWAEGLLLLVATTGLGFLLTGHTPLLFLGFPLLIWAAFRFQLAGAAPCALAVSTFAIIAGAERSGPFAGRDLFTEMITLQAFNGSAALTALLLSAVISERNQTQREIARACRQLARMAARIATGDHRQMLPDTEPEQEDDPPQTRKRPSPHPEKTTSDRQ